A section of the Pseudomonas prosekii genome encodes:
- a CDS encoding high-affinity branched-chain amino acid ABC transporter permease LivM — MTRNLKQALFSALLVWAVAYPVLGLKLTIVGINLEVHGTSNMTLAIIAICSVLMFLRVLFDDPISKAWKSSPSMPLIPAKASNFLTLPTTQRWIIIALIIGALVWPFFGSRGAVDIATLILIYVMLGLGLNIVVGLAGLLDLGYVGFYAVGAYSYALLSHYLGWSFWVCLPVAGLMAATFGFLLGFPVLRLRGDYLAIVTLGFGEIIRLFLRNLTDITGGPNGISNIEKPTFFGLTFERKAAEGMQTFHEYFGLQYNSINKVIFLYLVALLLALAALFVINRLLRMPIGRAWEALREDEIACRALGLNPTVIKLSAFTLGASFAGFAGSFFAARQGLVTPESFTFIESAIILAIVVLGGMGSQLGVILAAVVMILLPEMMREFSEYRMLMFGALMVLMMIWRPQGLLPMQRPHMELRK, encoded by the coding sequence ATGACTAGGAATCTCAAACAGGCGCTCTTCAGCGCCCTGCTGGTCTGGGCTGTCGCCTACCCGGTACTCGGCTTGAAACTGACCATCGTCGGCATCAACCTGGAAGTTCACGGCACCAGCAACATGACACTGGCGATCATCGCCATCTGTTCGGTCCTGATGTTCTTGCGGGTGCTGTTCGACGACCCGATCAGCAAGGCGTGGAAATCCTCGCCGTCGATGCCGCTGATTCCGGCCAAGGCCAGCAACTTCCTGACCCTGCCGACCACCCAGCGCTGGATCATCATTGCGCTGATCATCGGCGCTCTGGTGTGGCCGTTCTTCGGTTCGCGCGGCGCGGTGGACATCGCGACGCTGATCCTGATCTACGTGATGCTCGGCCTCGGCCTGAACATCGTCGTCGGTCTGGCCGGCCTGCTCGACCTGGGTTATGTCGGTTTCTACGCCGTCGGCGCCTACAGCTATGCGCTGTTGTCGCATTACCTCGGCTGGAGTTTCTGGGTGTGCCTGCCGGTGGCCGGTTTGATGGCGGCGACGTTCGGCTTCCTGCTCGGCTTCCCGGTGCTGCGTTTGCGCGGTGACTATCTGGCGATCGTGACGCTGGGCTTCGGTGAAATCATCCGTCTGTTCCTGCGTAACCTCACCGACATCACCGGTGGCCCGAACGGCATCAGCAACATCGAGAAACCAACGTTCTTCGGCCTGACCTTCGAGCGCAAAGCGGCTGAGGGCATGCAGACGTTCCACGAGTATTTCGGCCTGCAATACAACTCGATCAACAAGGTGATTTTCCTTTACCTGGTCGCGTTGCTGCTGGCGTTGGCGGCGTTGTTCGTGATCAACCGTTTGCTGCGCATGCCGATCGGGCGTGCGTGGGAAGCGCTGCGCGAAGACGAAATTGCCTGCCGTGCACTGGGCCTCAATCCTACGGTGATCAAGCTGTCGGCCTTCACCCTCGGCGCGAGTTTCGCCGGTTTTGCCGGCAGTTTCTTCGCTGCCCGTCAGGGTCTGGTGACGCCGGAGTCCTTTACCTTCATCGAGTCGGCGATCATCCTCGCCATCGTCGTGTTGGGCGGCATGGGCTCGCAACTGGGCGTGATCCTCGCTGCGGTGGTGATGATCCTGTTGCCGGAAATGATGCGTGAGTTCAGTGAATACCGCATGTTGATGTTCGGCGCCTTGATGGTGCTGATGATGATTTGGCGTCCTCAGGGTCTGCTGCCCATGCAACGTCCACACATGGAGCTGCGCAAATGA
- the livG gene encoding high-affinity branched-chain amino acid ABC transporter ATP-binding protein LivG, translated as MSREILKVENLSMRFGGLLAVNGVALTVHEKQVVALIGPNGAGKTTVFNCLTGFYKPSGGSILLDGQAIEGLPGHEIARKGVVRTFQNVRLFKDMTAVENLLIAQHRHLNTNFLAGLFKTPAFRKSEREAMEFAEFWLDKVNLTAFANRPAGTLAYGQQRRLEIARCMMTRPRILMLDEPAAGLNPKETEDLKALISMLREEHNVTVLLIEHDMKLVMSISDHIVVINQGTPLADGTPAQIRDNPEVIKAYLGEA; from the coding sequence ATGAGCCGCGAGATCCTTAAAGTCGAAAATCTGAGCATGCGCTTCGGCGGCTTGCTGGCGGTCAACGGCGTGGCCCTGACCGTGCACGAAAAACAGGTTGTGGCGCTGATCGGCCCGAACGGCGCCGGCAAGACCACAGTGTTCAACTGCCTGACCGGTTTCTACAAACCGAGCGGCGGCAGCATCCTGCTCGACGGTCAGGCGATTGAAGGCCTGCCCGGCCACGAGATCGCCCGCAAAGGCGTGGTACGGACCTTCCAGAACGTGCGGCTGTTCAAGGACATGACGGCGGTCGAGAATCTCTTGATCGCGCAGCACCGTCACTTGAATACCAACTTCCTCGCGGGCCTGTTCAAGACCCCGGCGTTTCGCAAAAGCGAGCGCGAAGCGATGGAATTTGCCGAGTTCTGGCTGGACAAGGTCAACCTCACGGCATTCGCTAACCGTCCTGCCGGCACCTTGGCTTACGGTCAGCAACGTCGTTTGGAAATCGCCCGTTGCATGATGACCCGTCCGCGGATCCTCATGCTCGACGAACCGGCTGCCGGTTTGAACCCGAAGGAAACCGAAGACCTCAAAGCGCTGATCAGCATGTTGCGCGAGGAGCACAACGTCACCGTGCTGCTGATCGAGCACGACATGAAACTGGTCATGAGCATTTCCGACCACATCGTTGTGATCAACCAGGGCACGCCTCTGGCCGACGGCACGCCGGCGCAGATCCGCGACAATCCTGAAGTGATCAAAGCCTACCTGGGGGAAGCGTAA